Proteins encoded in a region of the Populus nigra chromosome 3, ddPopNigr1.1, whole genome shotgun sequence genome:
- the LOC133690129 gene encoding protein RGF1 INDUCIBLE TRANSCRIPTION FACTOR 1-like: MGTQKPAWLEALYAQKFFVGCSYHETAKKNEKNVCCLDCCISICPHCIPSHRFHRLLQVRRYVYHDVVRLEDIEKLIDCSNVQAYTINSAKVVFIKKRPQNRQFKGAGNYCTSCDRSLQEPFTHCSLGCKVDFVLKHYKDLSPYLRRCNTLTLGPDFFIPQDLADDEMTNETPHSTIVDSDEPMSWSSSSSGSENMSMASSEIVRKKRSGLYVCARSMNKVSDEDIASSMSRRKGIPHRSPLC; this comes from the exons ATG GGAACTCAAAAGCCTGCATGGTTGGAAGCTCTTTACGCACAGAAGTTCTTTGTGGGGTGCTCTTATCATGAAACTGCGAAGAAGAATGAAAAGAACGTGTGTTGTTTGGATTGTTGCATTAGTATTTGCCCTCATTGTATACCATCTCATCGCTTCCATAGGCTCCTTCAAGTTCGTCGTTATGTTTATCATGATGTTGTCCGATTAGAAGACATCGAAAAGCTCATAGATTGCTCAAATGTTCAG GCCTATACTATAAATAGTGCTAAAGTGGTGTTTATCAAGAAGAGACCTCAGAACAGGCAATTCAAAGGGGCCGGAAACTATTGTACTTCCTGTGACAGAAGCCTTCAAGAACCCTTTACCCATTGCTCTCTTGGCTGCAAG GTGGACTTCGTGCTGAAACATTACAAGGATCTTTCTCCATACTTGAGGAGATGCAACACATTAACTCTTGGGCCTGACTTCTTTATCCCCCAAGATTTAGCAGATGATGAGATGACCAATGAGACACCTCATTCAACAATCGTGGACTCCGATGAGCCAATGAGCTGGTCTTCGAGTTCATCGGGCTCCGAAAACATGAGCATGGCCAGCAGTGAGATTGTACGGAAGAAGAGAAGTGGATTATACGTATGTGCAAGATCGATGAATAAGGTTTCTGATGAGGACATTGCTTCGAGCATGAGTAGGAGAAAAGGCATTCCTCATCGATCTCCTTTATGttag
- the LOC133689459 gene encoding uncharacterized protein LOC133689459 — MSKIGSKTVKIVKIGASLSPGKRLSGVKLSPAVSNSAGKKKIANIVAGISKVSEALVGSAKSSRKNWDEIPAAVGSREMKEKGEAKKKPDLQAILQTQEKKLNTKLRKLALIKITMEATMRFQRALMTRTMTIVMVRESFVGNDLNKSGAAYMFGIIAKRFIRLAIVLLKQLFFFSLLNFQGA, encoded by the exons ATGAGTAAAATCGGGTCAAAAACAGTTAAAATCGTTAAAATCGG GGCTTCGCTTTCTCCAGGGAAGAGGCTTTCTGGAGTGAAGCTTTCACCTGCTGTCTCGAACTCTGCTGGAAAGAAGAAGATTGCAAATATTGTCGCTGGGATTTCAAAAGTTTCGGAAGCGCTGGTTGGGTCTGCAAAGAGTAGTAGGAAGAATTGGGATGAGATACCAGCTGCGGTGGGTTCAAGGGAGATGAAAGAGAAGGGTGAAGCCAAGAAGAAACCGGATCTGCAAGCGATTTTGCAGACTCAG GAGAAAAAACTGAACACCAAGTTGAGGAAGTTAGCCCTAATAAAGATAACTATGGAGGCAACAATGAGATTCCAGAGGGCACTGATGACAAGGACCATGACAATAGTGATGGTAAGGGAATCATTTGTAGGAAATGATCTTAATAAATCCGGTGCCGCATATATGTTTGGCATAATTGCAAAAAGATTTATCAGATTAGCAATTGTTCTTTTGAAGcagttatttttcttctctctgcTAAATTTTCAaggtgcttga